In Streptomyces sp. NBC_00433, a single genomic region encodes these proteins:
- a CDS encoding integrase core domain-containing protein produces MVDDAFTGIGDKPGATAACRLTGRSRTTHYRRLRPPPERKPSKPQAQPSALTPKERAAVLELMNSGEYAELPPAQTWARELDAGRYHCSVSTMYRILREKGQSGERRRQATHPAKTVPELVATGPSQVFTRDITKAAGPAEGVWYHAYVIIDIVSRYIVGHTVEAAQTAVRAEELIRETIVGNGIVPETVHADRGTSTTSRKVSQLLIDLGVTRSHSRPGVSNDNPYIEAHFKTVKYMSDHPERFDSLAHAREWFEAFIAYYNHEHRHSGIGWHTPASMHFGTAEEVRDHRAVTLADAYRPQQHGPMGPVWFRVAQERGREPEPLLQALTDTRTAAEYRQRRKQRERAAEAAEAERQRREAAEQQRLGEEWGRSEWFEKRKRKVKKLARLWNEPKAEDER; encoded by the coding sequence GTGGTCGACGACGCGTTCACCGGCATCGGTGACAAGCCCGGTGCCACGGCGGCCTGCCGGCTGACCGGCCGCTCCCGGACCACCCACTACCGCCGGCTGCGGCCCCCGCCCGAGCGAAAGCCCAGCAAACCGCAGGCCCAGCCCTCGGCCCTCACACCGAAGGAACGGGCAGCGGTCCTGGAGCTGATGAACTCGGGCGAGTACGCCGAGCTGCCACCCGCGCAGACATGGGCCCGCGAGCTGGATGCCGGGCGCTACCACTGCTCCGTCTCCACGATGTACCGCATCCTGCGCGAGAAGGGCCAGTCCGGCGAACGCCGCCGCCAGGCCACCCACCCGGCGAAAACGGTGCCCGAACTGGTCGCCACCGGGCCCTCCCAGGTGTTCACCCGGGACATCACGAAGGCGGCCGGGCCGGCCGAGGGCGTCTGGTACCACGCCTACGTCATCATCGACATCGTCAGCCGCTACATCGTCGGCCATACCGTCGAGGCCGCCCAAACAGCGGTGCGGGCCGAGGAGCTGATCCGGGAGACCATCGTCGGCAACGGCATCGTGCCCGAGACCGTGCACGCCGACCGCGGCACGTCGACGACCTCCAGGAAGGTCTCCCAGCTGCTGATCGACCTCGGGGTGACGAGGTCGCACTCGAGGCCCGGGGTCTCCAACGACAACCCCTACATCGAGGCCCACTTCAAGACCGTGAAGTACATGTCCGACCACCCCGAGCGGTTCGATTCGCTGGCCCACGCCCGCGAGTGGTTCGAGGCGTTCATCGCGTACTACAACCACGAGCACCGGCATTCGGGCATCGGCTGGCACACGCCCGCCAGCATGCACTTCGGCACCGCCGAGGAGGTCCGAGACCACCGGGCCGTCACCCTCGCCGACGCATACCGCCCGCAGCAGCACGGCCCGATGGGGCCGGTGTGGTTCCGCGTCGCGCAGGAGCGTGGCCGGGAGCCCGAGCCGCTGCTCCAGGCGCTCACCGACACCCGCACGGCAGCCGAGTACCGCCAGCGCCGCAAGCAGCGCGAGCGCGCGGCGGAGGCTGCCGAAGCCGAGAGGCAGCGCCGTGAAGCGGCCGAGCAGCAGCGTCTGGGTGAGGAGTGGGGGCGCTCGGAGTGGTTCGAGAAGCGGAAGAGGAAGGTGAAGAAGCTCGCCCGCCTGTGGAATGAGCCCAAGGCCGAAGACGAGCGGTGA
- a CDS encoding helicase associated domain-containing protein gives MWAKNLRTAGRKAAEIEARREAGLPVGSTAGALTEERRDALENIDPSWRPAWPVAWQRCYKLCRNLSEAGTELPTAPGQMTLQGEDLGAWVQAQRLGWDALLPAQAWMLEHMLHLSPAEPEERSQAPRTQADKWAANILAARQFHTREGSLQVPRKHVEVVDGVEHKLGMFVDNARRRADKLTAERHQELAELGMRW, from the coding sequence GTGTGGGCCAAGAATCTGAGGACGGCAGGCAGGAAGGCGGCGGAGATCGAGGCGCGGCGCGAAGCCGGCCTGCCGGTCGGCTCCACCGCCGGGGCGCTGACCGAAGAGCGCCGCGACGCGCTCGAGAACATCGACCCGTCATGGCGTCCGGCCTGGCCGGTCGCTTGGCAGCGCTGCTACAAGCTGTGCCGCAACCTCAGCGAGGCCGGCACCGAACTGCCCACCGCCCCTGGGCAGATGACGCTGCAGGGCGAGGATTTGGGGGCGTGGGTCCAGGCGCAGCGGTTGGGCTGGGATGCCCTGCTGCCTGCTCAGGCGTGGATGCTGGAGCACATGCTCCACCTGTCCCCGGCGGAGCCTGAGGAGAGGTCGCAGGCGCCCCGTACGCAGGCCGACAAATGGGCGGCGAACATCCTGGCCGCCCGACAGTTCCACACCCGCGAAGGCAGCCTCCAGGTGCCCAGGAAGCATGTCGAGGTCGTGGACGGAGTCGAACACAAGCTCGGCATGTTCGTGGACAACGCCCGCAGACGGGCCGACAAACTGACGGCGGAGCGGCACCAGGAGCTGGCCGAGTTGGGGATGCGCTGGTAG